The Nocardioides houyundeii genome includes the window TGCCCGGCCGGTCTTTGCCACGGCGAGTCGGTTCCCGGAGGCCGACGAGGTCGTCGTGGAGTGGCCGCACCACTACCTAGCCGGGGAACTGCAGGGGGGACGCATCGACGGGCGCACCGTGGTCGCGGTTCTCACCCACGATCCGAAGTTCGACGTACCGCTGCTGGAGGTGGCGTTACGGGTGCCCGAGATCGGCTACGTCGGCGCCATGGGCTCGCGGCGTACCCACGAGGACCGGATGACGAAGCTCCGTGAGGCGGGGTTGGATGAGAAGGAGCTGGCCCGGTTGTCCAGCCCGATCGGTCTCGATCTCGGAGCCAGGACGCCGGAAGAGACTGCGATCAGCATCGCCGCCGAGATCATTGCGAGTCGCTGCGGCGGGACCGGTCAGCGGCTTCGTGCCACGCAGGGGACGATCCACCATGCGGCGCGCCCCCTTACTGGATGAGCTGACGTGTCAGGGGCGGAACGAGTCAACGGCGTGACGAAGGGAAGTCCTCGGGGCGGTCGACGTCCATCCCGGTTGCCAAGTCTCCGCATTCCACGGAGACGACCTGATGTGTTGCCAGGTAGCCGCGGGCTCCAGCGTCGCCCACGGAGCTGCTTCGAATCGCGCTCCAGTGCGCGCGGCCCAGGACCACGGGGTGGCCTGCGTTGCCGTCATAGACCGCACGTGCGAGCGAATCGGGACCAAAACGGGCCGTCATTCTCTGCACGACTGCAGCCGACACGTCCGGCAGGTCCACCAGGGTGACGACGGCTGCCTGTGCCGCAGTTCCCGCGGCCGCAGCCAGTCCTGCCCTCAATGACGCCGACTGCCCCGTGTCCCAATCCTCGGCGATGACGGATTCGACGATGCTGCCATTCACGGCACAACGAGCGACCAACGTGCGTGCCTCAGCCGCTGCCGCACCAAGTACGACAACGAGGTGGTCGCAGCCACCCAGGACGAGTGCGTTCATCGCGTGGTGCACCAAGGGGACGCCGCCAGGATCACGAACCAAAACCTTGGGCTGTCCGTACCGACGGCCCGCCCCGGCCGCAAGGATCAGCCCAGTCAGCATTCCATCATCATCCCTGGTGGTAGTACCGCCCGCTCTGGTTCGACCTCAAGGGAGGGTCGACGCCGTCGGGCAGGTCGAGGGCGTTAGCCTGCGCGCTTTGCATGAGACGTTGTCCACGCCCCGGCGCCTTCTGCGGAGCAGCCCGTCGACGCGTTCTCTTGGAGGAAGTCGACGAGCAAGGCGCGGGTCCGGGTCAGGTCGTCAATGCGGGCACCCAGGTCTTCGCACATCGACTCGACGCGGGCGCGCACTGCGACCGGATCGACCTCGTCAGGTTTGCCGGTTGCGCACGGCAGCACTGCGCTTACCGCCTCGCGTGAGAAGCCGATCTCGTACATGACCCGGATTGTCTGGACCACGACCACGTCGCTCTCGGCGTACTGTCGGTAGCCGTTGAGCGCGCGCTGCGGTGTGACCAGCCCCTGCTGTTCGTAGTAGCGCAGCGAGCGTGGGCTGACGCCGCTGCGAGTGCTGAGCTCGCCGATGTTCACACGGTGACTCCGCTCGCACTTGACCTTGACACGATGTCAGACTCTAGCGTCATCCAACGTGAGCGAGAGCATCGAGGCCGCGGGCCGGCAGAGGACCTTCACCGTCGTGGGCGAGCAGGAGGGGCCGCCGGGACGGGCGCTGCTGCTCGTCTTCCACGGCTCCAAACAGGACGGCGCCGCGCACCGGCGCTTCACCGGCCAGATGTACGACGCGCTCGCCGCTGACGCGCAGGCGGTCGTCGTCTACCTCGACGGCTACCAGGGCAACTGGAACGACGCGCGCAAGCAGTCGTTCTTCCCAGCTCGCATGGAGGGCGTCGACGACGTCGCCTTCGTTAGGGCGGTCGTCGATCGGCTTGTCGCAGGGTGGGGCGTGGACCGCGCCCGGATCGTCGCGGTCGGCTACTCCAACGGTGGCCAGATGGTTCTGCGGCTCCTGCACGAGGTCCCTGATCTGCTTGCCGGGGCCGCCGTGGTCTCGGCAACGATGCCGGCGCCGGGCAGTTTCCGCACCGACATCTCGCAGCCATCCGCCGTCCCGGTCCCGGTCGTGCTCGCGCACGGCACCAAGGACCGGATCGCCCCCTTCGACGGCGGCACCATGAGCGGCCTCATGCGCCGGGTCTTCAAGGTCGGTGGGACCACGCTCTCCGCGCCAGAGACCGCGGCCTACTTTGCGCAGCGCAACGGCATCACCACCCCGCCCACGCAGCGGTCAAACGGTGACGTGGAGCGAGTCGAGTACGCCGAACTCGATCGGGCGTCCGTCACCCTGCTCACCGTGAGCGGCGGTGGGCACACCGTGCCCGGACCGAAGCGGGCGCCGTTCCTGCTCGGCCGCACGGCTCGGGGGTGTCGATGGCCGACGAGGTCACTCGGCTACTGACGGCGGAGCGGCCCTGACCCGCTCGGGCCATGCCCACAACCCGGCACAGACAACCCTGTGGTCGGCAGCCCCAAAGTCTCCGACGAATAGGTCCGGGCAGGCCAGGTCGGCAAGGCGCGGGGTCGTGCGCTCGTCGGCATGAAGTGCGAGTCGAGCTCATGCCCGACTCGCGGGAGATTGACGCACATCCTGGCGCCCGACTTGCGGCAGATCCAGACGTACGAAAGAACGGAACGATTGCGCTGACCCACGAATGAGTCGTGTGAGACTCACAGACGTGCATCCCTCCCGCGCGGCGGCCCTCCTGGTGTGCGCCTGGACGCTCGGTGTGCTCGGCGCGGCCACGGCTACCGCTTCGTGCGCGACAGACTCCCCAGATCCATCGCCGTATGCGTTCCTAGGAACGGTCGTCGGGACCAGCGAGGGCGGTCGAGTGGCGGAGGTCGTCACAGACGAGGCAGCGACGGTGACCGTCCAGGGCACCAAGGACAGGACCTGGTTCTCCAACTCCTACAGTTCGAGCGACCGGCGCTACGCGTTAGGCGGTAGGTACGAGTTTCACCCGCTCAACGAGGACTCCCCGTACTCGGACAACGCCTGCACCGCCACCCGACAGGTCAGCGGCCCACCGTTGTCCGCTTTCCCGGAGCCACAGACCCGCGAGGGGGTGCTGCCCGAGTGGTTACCGGTGGATGAACAGGCCGGGCCACTCGGATACCTCATCTTCTTCGGCCCCATCGCATTCGGAGCATTGGCCTTGTTCACCGTGCTGAGGGGACTCCACCGCAGGCGGCGCACGGCACATGCCTCCTGAGTAGGCCCGCGCGCATCGCGGCAGATCCGGTTGTTCGCTAGGACCGCAGGAAGGTGTCTTCGATGAGCACCTCAGGGGCCAGTCGCACCCGCGTTCGGCCCAGGTGACCCGCAGATCCGTACTCCAACAAGATCTCTGCCGTCTTTCCGGCGCCAGCGACCGTGAGCACAGTCGCCGTCTCGCGGTGAAGGTCCGTCACGATCTCACCACCCCGGCGGTGTCGCACCCGCACGCTGTTGTCGGTGACATCCCAGGTCAGATGAACGGCTTCGCCGCCCGTGACGGGGTAGACCAACTCACGGACGTACTCGTCGCCGGAAACGGCCTCAACGTCTGGCGTCACACCGAGGGCCGTCCGCCACGCCTCGTCATCCGCAACTTGAAGGGAGGTCATGCGGGAAGCCTAGTGATCGCATCTCGGCATGATCGGATGTTCTGGTCGGGCCCATATGCGGGGAAGTGACGCAGCTTTCCGAACCGCACAAGCAGCGGCCAATGGCCCGTCAGGCGAGGTCCTCGAAGGACTCTTCGCCGGGCCTCCAGCACATCCAAGCTTGGTCCTCGAAACCGGTCAGTACCGCAATCTCTGCACCGGTCAAGGCATCCCGGTCTGGATGCAATGCGATTGCCGCGTT containing:
- a CDS encoding XdhC family protein — protein: MNRDTFPELPEIAADIAAGRPVAVATVVEHPDRARMGRRMVIRPSDVVTSSERSLGSARVDAAVRDDALGMLATGHSGTLSYGPSGERRGEGMRVFVWAFAPPPRMLVFGATDFAAEMARVGGFLGYRVTVCDARPVFATASRFPEADEVVVEWPHHYLAGELQGGRIDGRTVVAVLTHDPKFDVPLLEVALRVPEIGYVGAMGSRRTHEDRMTKLREAGLDEKELARLSSPIGLDLGARTPEETAISIAAEIIASRCGGTGQRLRATQGTIHHAARPLTG
- a CDS encoding nucleotidyltransferase family protein, which produces MLTGLILAAGAGRRYGQPKVLVRDPGGVPLVHHAMNALVLGGCDHLVVVLGAAAAEARTLVARCAVNGSIVESVIAEDWDTGQSASLRAGLAAAAGTAAQAAVVTLVDLPDVSAAVVQRMTARFGPDSLARAVYDGNAGHPVVLGRAHWSAIRSSSVGDAGARGYLATHQVVSVECGDLATGMDVDRPEDFPSSRR
- a CDS encoding MerR family transcriptional regulator, which encodes MNIGELSTRSGVSPRSLRYYEQQGLVTPQRALNGYRQYAESDVVVVQTIRVMYEIGFSREAVSAVLPCATGKPDEVDPVAVRARVESMCEDLGARIDDLTRTRALLVDFLQENASTGCSAEGAGAWTTSHAKRAG
- a CDS encoding alpha/beta hydrolase family esterase; amino-acid sequence: MSESIEAAGRQRTFTVVGEQEGPPGRALLLVFHGSKQDGAAHRRFTGQMYDALAADAQAVVVYLDGYQGNWNDARKQSFFPARMEGVDDVAFVRAVVDRLVAGWGVDRARIVAVGYSNGGQMVLRLLHEVPDLLAGAAVVSATMPAPGSFRTDISQPSAVPVPVVLAHGTKDRIAPFDGGTMSGLMRRVFKVGGTTLSAPETAAYFAQRNGITTPPTQRSNGDVERVEYAELDRASVTLLTVSGGGHTVPGPKRAPFLLGRTARGCRWPTRSLGY